In Mytilus edulis chromosome 6, xbMytEdul2.2, whole genome shotgun sequence, the following proteins share a genomic window:
- the LOC139526615 gene encoding uncharacterized protein: MHKYLRPERLDANPDSPTAAKEWFHWKRTFTNFLTSAGEEAPDKLIMLINFVSPRVYEYIGECETYDTAISLLEAVYVRPKNEVLARHLLITRRQQTGETLDQFLQELKVLAKDCNFQPVTADKYKEEYTRDAFINGLCSQIVRQRLLENKTLDLKTMFDQARTLDLAQRSNEVYVQPYSVTAAIGQKPDESVPDNTTKLQFVTEEDKITAAAAQRPGSKQRCFFCGNNAHARRFCPAKDASCHNCSKKGHFSKVCKSNTTSTGTSASCTPILATVTAASPQCLKKAVINVRVNERPCKALIDTGSSESFIDRQFAKLMSVNINDATGSVSMASSALSSPIVGICKVNLNIDGHFYRNMQLSVLNKLCCDIILGQDFMKRHDSIKISFGGSRPAVEINDSNTVCGLAASSVDPPRIICHLDK, from the coding sequence ATGCATAAATACCTCAGACCCGAACGATTGGATGCCAATCCTGATTCACCTACAGCAGCAAAAGAATGGTTTCACTGGAAACGAACTTTTACAAACTTTTTAACCTCTGCCGGAGAAGAAGCTCCAGACAAACTGATAATGTTGATCAATTTTGTTTCGCCGCGTGTATATGAGTATATTGGTGAATGTGAAACTTACGATACCGCTATATCACTGTTAGAAGCTGTGTATGTTCGACCAAAAAACGAGGTTCTGGCTAGGCACTTGTTGATAACACGCAGACAACAGACAGGTGAGACACTTGACCAGTTTCTACAAGAACTTAAAGTATTGGCAAAGGATTGTAACTTTCAACCAGTGACGGCCGATAAATATAAGGAAGAATACACAAGGGACGCTTTTATAAATGGACTTTGCTCACAAATTGTTCGACAGCGTCTGTTGGAAAATAAAACTCTTGACCTTAAGACAATGTTTGATCAGGCGCGAACATTAGATCTAGCTCAACGCAGTAATGAAGTGTATGTTCAGCCATATTCTGTGACAGCCGCGATTGGACAAAAACCAGATGAAAGTGTTCCAGATAACACAACAAAACTTCAATTCGTTACTGAAGAAGACAAGATTACAGCAGCTGCTGCACAACGACCCGGAAGTAAACAAAGGTGCTTCTTTTGTGGGAATAATGCTCACGCGAGACGTTTTTGTCCGGCAAAGGATGCCTCTTGTCATAACTGTAGTAAGAAAGGACACTTTTCGAAAGTGTGTAAATCTAATACAACAAGTACTGGGACATCTGCCTCTTGTACTCCCATATTAGCAACCGTGACTGCTGCATCTCCGCAATGTTTAAAGAAAGCGGTAATAAATGTGCGCGTGAATGAACGTCCGTGCAAAGCCTTGATAGACACGggtagttctgaaagtttcattgaTAGACAATTTGCAAAATTAATGTCAGTAAATATAAATGACGCTACCGGAAGTGTATCGATGGCATCCAGTGCTCTCAGTAGTCCTATAGTAGGAATTTGCAAAGTAAACTTAAACATTGATGGACATTTCTATCGGAATATGCAGTTGTCTGTCCTCAATAAACTCTGTTGTGACATTATCTTGGGACAGGACTTCATGAAAAGACACGATAGTATAAAAATAAGTTTCGGTGGAAGCAGACCAGCCGTAGAAATTAATGACTCAAATACAGTTTGTGGTTTAGCTGCTTCAAGTGTTGATCCCCCCAGAATTATTTGTCACCTTGACAAGTGA